The Vicinamibacterales bacterium genome has a window encoding:
- a CDS encoding PDZ domain-containing protein — protein sequence MKRTTLVALAAACLLAVITSGPLSAQALEPIRYTLRFPAPHTHYVEVEASIPTAGRPDVEVYMATWTPGSYLIREYERNVEAVTAANGATALAVEKSRKNRWKITTGGARTVTLRYKVYSREMTVRNNWVEAGFAMINGAPTFLTLPERATRAHEVKVELPAAWQGVQTPLMPVAGAANTFRADDFDTLVDSPIIIGNPVVREFTVDGKKHALVLEGDPSLFDADRAAADVKKIVEAGRTVMGPLQYPHYYFLNMVTESGGGLEHKNSFLGMSGRYTTRTHRSYMGWLGLVAHEYFHNWNVKRLRPLELGPFDYENENYVKMLWVAEGFTDYYGEVLPRRAGLATREEFLDGLSDSIEQVQTTPGRLVAPVNMASYDTWIKQYRPDENTANTSVNYYPKGAVIAFLLDAKIRKGSNGQRTLDTGMQWAMQRYSGDKGYTPDQFYQVMSEAAGSDLKGWFARAAESTDELDYTEALDVFGLRFRPVDTRGARAYIGAGSRNDAGRLVITSVRRGTPAIAAGLNVEDEILAIDDVRVRADGLAARLDQYKPGDKVTVLVARRDKLTKLEVTLGAEPGRTWRLEVSPTATDEQKARLAAWIGQ from the coding sequence ATGAAGCGCACCACCCTCGTTGCCCTCGCGGCGGCTTGCCTGCTCGCCGTCATCACCTCCGGGCCGCTCAGCGCGCAGGCGCTGGAGCCGATCCGTTACACGCTGCGCTTTCCCGCGCCGCACACGCACTACGTCGAGGTGGAGGCGAGCATTCCCACGGCCGGCCGGCCCGACGTCGAGGTCTACATGGCGACGTGGACGCCGGGGTCGTACCTGATCCGCGAGTACGAGCGCAACGTCGAGGCGGTGACCGCCGCCAACGGCGCCACCGCGCTGGCGGTGGAGAAGTCGCGCAAGAACCGCTGGAAGATCACCACCGGCGGCGCCCGCACCGTCACGCTGCGCTACAAGGTCTACAGCCGCGAGATGACCGTGCGCAACAACTGGGTGGAAGCCGGCTTCGCCATGATCAACGGCGCCCCGACCTTCCTGACGCTGCCGGAGCGCGCGACGCGAGCGCACGAAGTGAAGGTGGAACTGCCCGCTGCCTGGCAGGGCGTGCAGACGCCGTTGATGCCGGTGGCCGGCGCCGCCAACACGTTCCGCGCCGACGATTTCGACACGCTGGTTGACAGCCCCATCATCATCGGCAACCCGGTGGTCCGCGAGTTCACGGTTGACGGCAAGAAGCACGCGCTGGTGCTCGAAGGCGATCCGTCGCTGTTCGACGCCGATCGCGCCGCCGCCGACGTCAAGAAGATCGTCGAAGCGGGCCGCACCGTGATGGGACCGCTCCAGTATCCGCACTACTACTTCCTCAACATGGTCACCGAGTCTGGCGGCGGACTCGAGCACAAGAACAGCTTTCTCGGCATGTCGGGCCGCTACACCACACGCACGCACCGGTCCTACATGGGATGGCTCGGCCTGGTCGCCCACGAGTACTTTCACAACTGGAATGTGAAGCGCCTGCGCCCGCTGGAACTGGGTCCCTTCGACTACGAGAACGAGAACTACGTGAAGATGCTCTGGGTCGCCGAGGGCTTCACCGACTACTACGGGGAAGTGCTGCCGCGCCGCGCCGGCCTGGCCACCCGCGAAGAGTTTCTCGACGGCCTGTCGGATTCGATCGAGCAGGTGCAGACCACGCCCGGCCGCCTGGTGGCGCCGGTGAACATGGCGTCGTACGACACCTGGATCAAGCAGTACCGCCCGGACGAGAACACTGCCAACACCAGCGTGAACTACTACCCGAAGGGCGCGGTCATCGCCTTCCTGCTCGATGCCAAGATCCGCAAGGGCAGCAACGGCCAGCGCACCCTCGACACCGGCATGCAGTGGGCGATGCAGCGCTACTCCGGCGACAAGGGCTACACGCCGGACCAGTTCTATCAGGTGATGAGCGAAGCGGCCGGCTCCGACCTCAAGGGCTGGTTTGCCAGGGCGGCCGAGTCCACCGACGAACTGGACTACACCGAGGCGCTCGACGTCTTCGGCCTCCGCTTCCGCCCGGTCGACACGCGCGGCGCGCGCGCCTACATCGGCGCCGGCTCGCGCAACGACGCGGGCCGCCTGGTGATCACCTCCGTGCGCCGCGGCACGCCGGCCATTGCCGCCGGTCTCAACGTGGAAGATGAGATTCTGGCGATTGACGACGTGCGCGTGCGCGCGGATGGGCTGGCGGCCCGGCTCGACCAGTACAAGCCCGGCGACAAGGTGACGGTGCTGGTCGCCCGCCGCGACAAGCTCACGAAGCTCGAGGTCACGCTCGGCGCCGAACCGGGCCGGACGTGGCGCCTCGAGGTCTCACCGACGGCCACCGACGAGCAGAAGGCCCGGCTCGCGGCGTGGATCGGGCAATAG
- a CDS encoding DUF5916 domain-containing protein: MPTLATASAERRVVTMAIDAMAVPTNGPIVVDGKLNEETWQQAPVISEFQQREPAEGNPPTMRTEARVAYDDGALYVAVRAFDTDAGKISGILTRRDQRSPSDWIRIVIDSYFDKRSAYEFGVNPVGVKTDRYYFNDGQNDDSWDAVWDVEVEKDAEGWRAEFRIPFSQLRFNTMAGGPVGFAVIREVGRLAETVSWPLLSRNANGFVSQFGEMRGLKVAGTPKKFEILPYAVGKIDTRDVDILDPLTDSPNAGGSFGLDMKYAVTPGLTLTATANPDFGQVEADPAVVNLDAFETFFPERRPFFVEGSGTFRFNMDCNDGQCTGLFYSRRIGRAPQGSANAGDNEYSKAPDAATIVGAGKLTGRLGGFSLGALTAVTAREDAEIASVHSIAHRDQTVEPLTGYTVLRARKEFKNQSSIGLMATSTNRQLDDAVSFLSKNALAGGVDYDMRLSPMYSVTGYWAGSRIQGSPEAITRLQESTVHGFQRPDADYVDLNADATTLQGHAGSLSFSKISGESTRFSSNFGYKSPGFDSNDLGFMRRADEKTMGNWFQWRDFKPGKYVRTRNFNLNQWAAWNFGGDRLYSGANVNSHWTFTNYYSIGGGLNVDAAPFRDRVTRGGPGVLGNPGKSFWYYANTDNRKNLSFYYNGDHGGDRFNTTRHGFSPGFNWRATSSMSLNMGLRYSINKDDSQWVENLDLDNGARRYVFGRINQRTVSINTRFNYTMSPNLSLQVYAEPFVSAGGYSNFKELVDGRAANYGDRYRPLAYDGNPDFNIRSFRTTNVLRWEYKPGSALFLVWQQGKSDYEDFGDFRFGRDFRGVFAAPSHNVFLIKFSYWLNM, from the coding sequence GTGCCCACACTGGCAACCGCGTCCGCCGAACGGCGCGTCGTCACCATGGCCATTGACGCGATGGCGGTGCCCACCAATGGCCCCATCGTCGTGGACGGCAAGCTTAACGAAGAGACCTGGCAGCAGGCGCCGGTGATCAGCGAGTTCCAACAGCGCGAGCCGGCGGAGGGCAACCCTCCCACCATGCGCACCGAAGCGCGCGTCGCCTACGACGATGGCGCGCTCTACGTGGCGGTGCGGGCGTTCGACACCGATGCCGGCAAGATTTCCGGCATCCTCACCCGCCGCGATCAGCGGTCGCCATCCGACTGGATCCGCATTGTCATCGACTCCTATTTCGACAAGCGTTCCGCCTACGAGTTTGGCGTCAACCCGGTTGGCGTGAAGACCGACCGCTACTACTTCAACGACGGCCAGAACGACGACAGTTGGGACGCGGTATGGGACGTGGAAGTGGAGAAAGACGCCGAAGGCTGGCGCGCCGAGTTCCGCATCCCGTTCTCGCAACTGCGCTTCAACACGATGGCCGGCGGCCCAGTGGGCTTTGCCGTGATTCGCGAAGTGGGACGCCTGGCGGAAACCGTGAGCTGGCCGCTGCTGTCGCGCAACGCCAACGGCTTCGTGTCGCAGTTCGGCGAAATGCGCGGCCTGAAGGTGGCCGGCACGCCGAAGAAGTTCGAGATCCTGCCCTATGCGGTCGGCAAGATCGACACGCGGGACGTGGACATCCTTGATCCGCTCACCGACTCTCCCAACGCGGGCGGATCGTTCGGCCTCGACATGAAGTACGCCGTCACGCCCGGTCTCACGCTGACGGCCACGGCCAATCCCGACTTCGGGCAGGTGGAAGCGGACCCCGCCGTGGTCAACCTCGACGCCTTCGAAACCTTCTTCCCGGAGCGCCGCCCGTTTTTCGTGGAAGGCTCCGGAACGTTCCGCTTCAACATGGACTGCAACGACGGCCAATGCACCGGCCTGTTCTACTCGCGCCGCATCGGCCGCGCCCCGCAGGGCTCGGCCAATGCGGGAGACAACGAGTATTCGAAAGCGCCTGACGCCGCCACCATCGTCGGCGCCGGCAAGCTGACGGGCCGGCTCGGCGGGTTTTCACTGGGCGCGCTGACCGCGGTGACCGCGCGCGAAGACGCGGAAATCGCGTCGGTCCACTCGATCGCCCACCGCGATCAGACCGTGGAGCCGCTGACCGGCTACACCGTGCTGCGCGCGCGCAAGGAGTTCAAGAACCAGTCGTCGATCGGCCTCATGGCGACGTCCACCAATCGGCAACTGGATGATGCGGTGTCGTTCCTGTCGAAGAACGCGCTGGCGGGTGGTGTCGACTACGACATGCGCCTGTCGCCCATGTACAGCGTGACCGGCTACTGGGCCGGCAGCCGCATTCAGGGCAGCCCCGAGGCGATCACGCGGCTCCAGGAGAGCACGGTGCATGGCTTCCAGCGTCCCGACGCGGACTACGTCGACTTGAACGCTGACGCCACGACGCTGCAGGGCCATGCCGGCTCGCTGTCCTTCAGCAAGATTTCCGGCGAGAGCACGCGCTTCAGTTCGAACTTCGGTTACAAGTCGCCCGGCTTCGACAGCAACGACCTGGGCTTCATGCGCCGCGCCGACGAAAAGACGATGGGGAACTGGTTCCAGTGGCGCGACTTCAAGCCCGGCAAGTACGTGCGCACGCGCAACTTCAACCTGAACCAGTGGGCGGCGTGGAACTTCGGCGGCGACCGGCTGTATTCCGGCGCCAATGTCAACTCGCACTGGACGTTCACGAATTACTACAGCATCGGCGGCGGCCTCAACGTGGATGCCGCGCCGTTCCGCGACCGCGTGACCCGCGGCGGCCCCGGCGTGCTCGGCAACCCGGGCAAGAGCTTCTGGTATTACGCCAACACCGACAACCGCAAGAACCTGTCGTTCTATTACAACGGCGACCACGGCGGCGACCGCTTCAACACCACGCGCCATGGCTTCAGCCCCGGCTTCAACTGGCGGGCGACCTCGTCGATGTCGCTCAACATGGGCCTGCGCTACAGCATCAACAAAGACGACTCGCAGTGGGTCGAGAACCTCGACCTCGACAACGGCGCCAGGCGCTACGTGTTCGGGCGCATCAACCAGCGCACGGTGTCGATCAACACGCGCTTCAACTACACGATGTCGCCCAACCTGTCGCTGCAGGTCTACGCCGAGCCGTTCGTGTCGGCGGGCGGGTATTCGAACTTCAAGGAGCTGGTGGACGGCCGCGCCGCGAACTACGGCGACCGCTATCGTCCGCTCGCCTACGACGGCAACCCCGACTTCAACATCCGCTCGTTCCGGACCACCAACGTGCTGCGGTGGGAATACAAGCCGGGGTCGGCGCTGTTCCTGGTGTGGCAGCAGGGCAAGTCGGACTACGAGGACTTCGGCGACTTCCGCTTCGGCCGCGACTTCCGGGGCGTGTTCGCGGCGCCGTCACACAACGTGTTTCTCATCAAGTTCTCTTACTGGCTAAACATGTAG
- a CDS encoding cbb3-type cytochrome c oxidase subunit I, with amino-acid sequence MRWTDHKTVGLQYGLTALCFLLVGFLLMILMRWQLAWPGQPLPAWLVPMLGEANAPGGIMLPEFYNQLVAMHGSVMVFLAVVPLAAGAFGNYLVPLQIGAPEMAFPRLNALSYWLYLTGGLVMVASFFVEGGAANSGWTSYVPLAVIATAGQDFWLVGIFLIGLSSTLGAVNVLVTIVQRRAPGMTWTKLPFFVWSQLVTALLLLLAFPALQAAAIFQLMDRLAGTSFFMPSGLVIGGMPLQGVMGGGNPLLWQHLFWFLAHPEVYVLILPAMGIVAEVITVNARRPLWGYGLMVASVLFMGGMSMVVWAHHMFLSGMGASLSTFFQITTMIISIPSVVLISSLVMSLWGGSIRFTTPMLFALAFLPMFGIGGLTGLPLGLAASDVTLHDTYYVVAHFHYLVAPGTVFALFAGIYHWFPRITGRMLDERLGKIHFWGSFVCMNLIFMPMFVVGLMGVNRRLYDAGASYALAQPTLMWQAHMTWAAVLLGVFQLPFLINLLKGCLGSGHGNHTLGLTGTGLYNPWGARTLEWVGDLSPLIPKCDFRDLTPSIPSAAVVRADTGTSSSALGMGLFLSSEAMFFGSLFSAYVMLRTGSTSWPEPFSLFPWLETALLIGASASFGDTRIRLISSNALGLAFVAVKLLNDVVMIRKGLLPSASLQLACWFTLGAVHAVHVFAGAMFTGWLAGPAFRIKADDRARWTARIEATRRYWIFVDLVWLALVGSFYI; translated from the coding sequence GTGCGCTGGACCGACCACAAGACGGTGGGGCTGCAGTATGGCCTGACCGCCCTTTGTTTCCTCCTGGTCGGGTTCCTCCTGATGATCCTCATGCGCTGGCAACTGGCCTGGCCCGGCCAGCCGCTGCCGGCGTGGCTGGTGCCGATGCTCGGGGAGGCCAACGCGCCCGGCGGCATCATGCTGCCGGAGTTCTACAACCAGCTCGTGGCCATGCATGGCTCGGTGATGGTGTTCCTGGCCGTGGTGCCGCTGGCGGCGGGTGCGTTCGGCAACTATCTCGTCCCGCTGCAGATTGGCGCCCCCGAGATGGCGTTCCCGCGGCTCAACGCGCTGAGCTACTGGCTGTATCTCACCGGCGGCCTGGTCATGGTGGCGAGCTTCTTCGTCGAGGGCGGCGCCGCGAACTCCGGGTGGACGTCGTATGTGCCGCTGGCGGTGATTGCCACGGCCGGGCAGGACTTCTGGCTCGTCGGCATCTTCCTGATTGGCCTGTCATCCACGCTCGGCGCGGTCAACGTGCTCGTCACCATCGTGCAGCGGCGCGCGCCGGGCATGACGTGGACGAAGCTGCCGTTTTTCGTGTGGTCGCAGCTCGTCACGGCGTTGCTCCTGCTGTTGGCGTTCCCCGCCCTGCAGGCCGCGGCCATCTTCCAGTTGATGGATCGCCTGGCCGGCACCAGCTTCTTCATGCCGAGCGGCCTGGTGATTGGCGGCATGCCGCTGCAGGGCGTGATGGGCGGCGGCAATCCGCTGCTGTGGCAGCACCTGTTCTGGTTCCTCGCGCACCCTGAGGTCTACGTGCTGATCCTCCCGGCCATGGGAATCGTCGCCGAGGTGATTACGGTGAACGCGCGGCGTCCGCTGTGGGGCTACGGGTTGATGGTGGCGTCGGTGCTGTTCATGGGCGGCATGTCGATGGTGGTGTGGGCGCATCACATGTTCCTGAGCGGCATGGGCGCGTCGCTCAGCACCTTCTTCCAGATCACGACGATGATCATCTCGATCCCGTCGGTGGTGTTGATCTCGTCGCTGGTGATGTCGCTGTGGGGCGGCTCGATTCGCTTCACCACGCCCATGCTCTTCGCCCTGGCGTTCCTGCCGATGTTCGGCATCGGCGGCCTGACCGGCCTGCCGCTCGGTCTCGCCGCCAGCGACGTCACGCTGCACGACACCTACTACGTGGTCGCGCACTTCCACTACCTGGTAGCGCCGGGCACGGTGTTCGCGCTGTTCGCCGGCATCTACCACTGGTTCCCGCGCATCACCGGGCGCATGCTGGACGAGCGGCTGGGGAAGATCCACTTCTGGGGATCGTTCGTCTGCATGAACCTGATCTTCATGCCGATGTTCGTGGTCGGCCTGATGGGCGTGAACCGCCGCCTCTACGACGCCGGCGCCAGCTACGCGCTCGCCCAGCCCACGCTGATGTGGCAGGCGCACATGACGTGGGCGGCCGTCCTGCTGGGCGTGTTCCAGTTGCCATTTCTCATTAATCTGCTGAAGGGATGCCTGGGGTCAGGTCACGGAAATCACACTTTGGGATTAACGGGGACAGGGCTCTACAACCCGTGGGGAGCGAGGACGTTGGAATGGGTCGGTGACCTGTCCCCGTTAATCCCAAAGTGTGATTTCCGTGACCTGACCCCAAGCATCCCTTCTGCGGCTGTGGTCCGGGCGGATACAGGCACGTCGTCATCGGCGTTAGGGATGGGGCTCTTCCTATCCTCGGAGGCGATGTTCTTCGGCTCGCTGTTCTCGGCCTATGTGATGCTCCGCACCGGGTCCACGAGCTGGCCCGAGCCGTTTTCGCTGTTCCCCTGGCTTGAAACCGCGCTCCTGATCGGCGCCAGCGCATCGTTCGGCGACACGCGCATCCGGCTGATCAGCTCCAACGCGCTCGGCCTCGCCTTCGTGGCGGTGAAGCTGCTCAACGACGTGGTGATGATCCGAAAGGGCCTGCTGCCCTCCGCCAGTCTGCAGCTGGCCTGCTGGTTTACCCTCGGCGCCGTTCATGCCGTTCATGTGTTCGCCGGTGCCATGTTCACCGGGTGGCTGGCGGGACCGGCGTTCCGCATCAAGGCGGATGATCGCGCGCGGTGGACCGCACGCATCGAGGCGACGCGCCGCTACTGGATCTTCGTCGATCTCGTGTGGCTCGCCCTCGTCGGGAGCTTCTACATATGA
- a CDS encoding ArsA family ATPase — MRNLLEKKVLFFGGKGGVGKTTCASATALAASHAGKRVLLVSTDPAHSTSDIFEREIGPEPVELLPNLSGLEIDGAIESQRYVANVKEQIKGLFGDHILKEANKQIDLAASMPGAEEMALFDRIGGLIRGEDTRFDLIIFDTAPTGHTLRLIRMPELMEAWIRALSRSRQAMLGIEQDDKTDPVMISLTARLEGLREFRARLLSPRVSAFILVLVAERLPIEETARAIEQLNEAGVSIGGLVVNRVLPATSPDPFLQSRHAQEVVYLDEIDRRFAKLSRVRVPQLPSDVHGVKTLEALSDILIPNGALSR, encoded by the coding sequence ATGCGCAATCTACTCGAGAAGAAAGTCCTCTTCTTCGGCGGCAAGGGTGGCGTCGGCAAGACGACGTGCGCGTCGGCGACGGCGCTGGCGGCCAGTCACGCCGGCAAACGCGTGCTGCTGGTGTCTACCGACCCGGCGCACTCGACCTCCGACATCTTCGAGCGCGAGATTGGCCCGGAGCCGGTCGAGTTGCTGCCGAACCTGAGCGGCCTCGAGATCGATGGTGCCATCGAATCGCAGCGCTACGTCGCCAACGTCAAGGAACAGATCAAGGGCCTGTTCGGCGATCACATCCTGAAAGAAGCGAACAAGCAGATTGACCTCGCCGCCAGCATGCCCGGCGCCGAGGAGATGGCGCTGTTCGACCGTATCGGCGGGTTGATCCGCGGCGAAGACACGCGCTTCGACCTGATCATCTTCGACACCGCGCCGACGGGACACACCCTCCGCCTGATCCGCATGCCGGAGCTGATGGAGGCGTGGATTCGCGCGCTGTCACGCTCGCGTCAGGCGATGCTGGGCATCGAGCAGGACGACAAGACCGACCCGGTGATGATCTCGCTGACCGCGCGCCTCGAGGGCCTGCGCGAGTTCCGCGCCCGGCTGCTCAGCCCGCGCGTGAGCGCCTTCATCCTGGTGCTGGTGGCCGAGCGCCTGCCCATCGAAGAGACCGCGCGCGCCATCGAGCAGTTGAACGAGGCCGGCGTCAGCATCGGCGGCCTGGTCGTCAACCGCGTGCTGCCGGCGACCAGCCCCGACCCGTTCCTGCAGTCGCGCCACGCCCAGGAGGTGGTCTACCTCGACGAGATCGACCGCCGGTTCGCGAAGCTGTCGCGCGTCCGCGTGCCGCAGTTACCTTCAGACGTACACGGCGTCAAAACACTTGAAGCCTTGTCCGACATCCTCATACCTAACGGAGCTCTCTCACGATGA
- a CDS encoding cory-CC-star protein gives MSVRQNIRDFFHGAAYGAYERELRMQAAELNDLFLLLCYMEIVGLPNPATLYLLDVYPYLLEQFHVWHKRMGMDRSPLGTLPCC, from the coding sequence ATGTCTGTCCGCCAGAACATCCGCGACTTCTTCCACGGCGCCGCCTATGGCGCCTACGAACGCGAGTTGCGGATGCAGGCCGCCGAGCTGAACGACCTGTTCCTGCTCCTCTGCTACATGGAAATCGTCGGGCTCCCGAATCCGGCGACGCTCTACCTGCTCGACGTCTATCCCTACCTGCTCGAGCAGTTCCACGTGTGGCACAAGCGGATGGGCATGGACCGTTCACCCCTCGGCACCTTGCCCTGCTGCTGA
- a CDS encoding HipA domain-containing protein encodes MSAITEQLSRGVLHSADLRQRLGVSSATLMRAVRNAGRDVVRIGRGRATRYGLRQTWPTLDAASFPLFRVTETGTARSDGELLTLAARQTVSMPAGTVSNGLPIELVDARPSGFLGRHFGAMHADLRLPARLADWSDHHILIAMSRRGEDLPGNLVVGDESFARWQALEMAGTTRDDYPALAAATIAGHPPGSSAGGERPKFGVLVDGRHQLVKFATRGGTGDVVARRWCDLLVLEALALAAVSAHGIAAAITTIVETPSHCFLESERFDRVGVRGRAAVLSLAAVHDDPADTWARAAARLGDAGRLAGEDARRLRWLDAFGALIANTDRHQHNIVFFADGAGLRLAPAFDQVSMQYAPSADGQLPARPFALPYATADTLDVWDDARLAAREFWQRASDDGRVSDDMRHCSAANARALAN; translated from the coding sequence ATGAGCGCCATAACTGAGCAGTTGAGCCGCGGGGTCCTGCACTCGGCTGATCTGCGCCAGAGGCTTGGCGTTTCGTCGGCGACGCTCATGCGGGCCGTTCGGAATGCGGGGCGTGACGTGGTCCGAATCGGTCGAGGTCGCGCCACGCGCTATGGGTTGCGCCAAACGTGGCCAACCCTCGATGCCGCGAGCTTCCCGCTGTTTCGAGTGACCGAAACCGGAACTGCCCGGTCGGACGGCGAGTTGCTCACCCTGGCCGCGCGGCAGACGGTGTCGATGCCCGCGGGCACGGTGTCGAACGGGCTCCCGATCGAGCTCGTCGATGCGCGCCCCTCAGGATTCCTGGGACGGCACTTCGGGGCGATGCACGCCGACCTCCGGCTGCCGGCGCGCCTGGCTGATTGGTCTGATCATCACATTCTGATCGCGATGTCGCGGCGTGGCGAAGACCTGCCGGGCAATCTCGTCGTCGGCGACGAATCGTTTGCGCGTTGGCAGGCACTCGAGATGGCCGGCACGACCCGTGACGATTACCCGGCACTGGCAGCCGCCACGATCGCGGGACATCCTCCGGGATCGTCCGCCGGTGGCGAGCGGCCAAAATTTGGCGTGCTCGTGGACGGACGGCATCAGCTCGTCAAATTCGCCACACGCGGAGGCACAGGCGATGTGGTGGCCAGACGCTGGTGCGATCTGCTCGTGCTCGAAGCGCTGGCGCTGGCCGCCGTGTCGGCGCACGGCATCGCCGCCGCGATCACGACCATCGTCGAGACACCGTCGCACTGCTTCCTCGAAAGCGAACGATTTGATCGCGTGGGCGTACGCGGACGTGCGGCGGTGTTGAGCCTGGCGGCCGTTCACGACGACCCCGCCGACACCTGGGCCCGGGCGGCCGCGCGGCTGGGGGACGCTGGCCGTCTCGCCGGCGAAGATGCGCGCCGCCTCCGCTGGCTTGATGCCTTTGGTGCGCTCATCGCCAACACCGATCGGCATCAGCACAACATTGTCTTCTTCGCCGATGGCGCCGGTCTTCGCCTGGCGCCGGCGTTCGATCAGGTATCGATGCAGTACGCGCCGTCGGCGGATGGCCAGTTGCCCGCGCGGCCCTTTGCGTTGCCGTATGCGACCGCCGACACGCTGGATGTGTGGGACGATGCGCGCCTGGCGGCGCGGGAGTTCTGGCAGCGGGCCAGCGATGACGGCCGCGTGTCGGATGACATGCGGCACTGCTCTGCCGCCAACGCCAGGGCGCTCGCGAACTGA
- a CDS encoding DinB family protein, which yields MTIARPAASEFNPFYAGYVGKVSDPVALLKDQIAAFEKLRGLAETVGDHRYAEGKWSVKELVGHMADTERVFSYRLLRIARADQAPLAGFDENAWAAVAPHGKRRLADVVDELIAVRRSTIALIESLDDTAMANAGVANNSPVTARAICWIIPGHAQHHLGVLHERYGV from the coding sequence ATGACCATCGCCCGCCCCGCAGCCTCCGAGTTCAACCCCTTCTACGCCGGCTACGTCGGCAAAGTCAGCGACCCGGTCGCGTTGCTCAAGGACCAGATTGCCGCGTTCGAGAAGCTCCGCGGCCTGGCCGAGACCGTCGGCGACCACCGCTATGCCGAGGGCAAGTGGAGCGTGAAGGAACTGGTTGGCCACATGGCCGACACCGAGCGCGTGTTTTCCTACCGCCTGCTCCGCATCGCCCGCGCCGACCAGGCGCCACTGGCCGGCTTCGACGAGAACGCCTGGGCCGCGGTGGCGCCGCACGGCAAGCGCCGGCTGGCCGACGTCGTTGACGAGCTCATCGCCGTCCGGCGATCCACCATCGCGCTGATCGAATCCCTGGACGACACCGCGATGGCGAACGCGGGTGTGGCCAACAACAGCCCCGTGACGGCCCGGGCCATCTGCTGGATCATTCCCGGCCACGCGCAGCATCATCTGGGCGTGCTTCACGAACGGTATGGCGTCTGA